In Streptomyces sp. NBC_01381, a genomic segment contains:
- a CDS encoding oxygenase MpaB family protein has protein sequence MREASSSPGRGPGDGPGDPGLFGPTSVTWQMHGDPMMWVAGVRALYLQALHPRAVRGVMQNSDFRKDAWGRLMRTANFVGTITYGTTEAAEHAGARVRKIHTMLKVTDPDTGERYRVDEPELLLWVHCAEIDSYLHVARRSGFRLTDELADRYVAEHRESARLVGLDPADVPATTAELAAYFERVRPELAAGPEARDVDDFLQRPPTHPLLVPARALLWRRVANLAYASLPPYAHELYGRTAPPPATVTRRLVTTGTILRTVPARLRWQLPPKHILRAMARLGPGSRPAPYKLDSRAAILDGPGRAQRGNGGDGTRWRTPG, from the coding sequence ATGCGCGAGGCATCCTCATCGCCGGGACGGGGTCCAGGCGATGGCCCGGGGGACCCGGGACTCTTCGGGCCCACATCGGTGACCTGGCAGATGCACGGCGACCCGATGATGTGGGTCGCCGGGGTGCGCGCCCTGTATCTGCAGGCCCTGCATCCGCGCGCGGTCCGTGGCGTCATGCAGAACTCGGACTTCCGCAAGGACGCCTGGGGCCGCCTCATGCGTACCGCGAACTTCGTCGGCACCATCACGTACGGCACCACCGAGGCGGCCGAGCATGCGGGCGCGCGGGTCCGCAAGATCCATACGATGCTCAAGGTCACCGACCCGGACACGGGGGAGCGGTACCGCGTCGACGAGCCCGAGCTGCTGCTCTGGGTGCACTGCGCGGAGATCGACTCCTATCTGCACGTCGCACGCCGGTCGGGGTTCCGGCTGACCGACGAGCTGGCCGACCGCTATGTTGCCGAGCACCGGGAGAGCGCGCGGCTCGTCGGGCTCGACCCCGCCGACGTCCCCGCGACGACCGCCGAACTCGCCGCGTACTTCGAGCGCGTCAGGCCCGAGCTCGCCGCAGGACCCGAGGCGCGCGACGTCGACGACTTCCTCCAACGACCGCCGACCCACCCGCTGTTGGTCCCGGCGCGCGCCCTGCTGTGGCGGCGGGTGGCGAACCTGGCGTACGCCTCGCTGCCTCCGTACGCCCACGAGCTGTACGGCAGAACGGCCCCGCCGCCGGCGACGGTGACCCGGCGACTCGTCACCACCGGCACCATCCTGCGCACCGTCCCCGCACGTCTACGCTGGCAACTTCCCCCCAAGCACATTCTGCGCGCCATGGCCCGGCTCGGGCCCGGCAGCCGCCCTGCCCCGTACAAACTCGACAGCCGGGCAGCCATACTGGACGGGCCGGGGAGGGCGCAGCGAGGCAACGGGGGCGACGGCACGAGATGGCGGACACCAGGCTGA
- a CDS encoding FGGY-family carbohydrate kinase — protein sequence MSVLTIDVGTTMIKSVVFDDQGKEIAVSRLATEVLRPHPGWAEQDMDAVWNAVVHTVRGVLSGLADPVWLVSFTAQGDGAWLVDERGRPTGPAILWSDGRAGDQLTAWQREGVLEAAFRRNGSLTCAGMPNALFSWLAAHDPDRLARSSTSLTAAGWLFLRLTGVSACDESDASAPFLDHATGQYDPRILDLFGLGAYHRLLPTVLGESERIAEITGEAAGQLGLPAGLPVVMSPYDIAATARGVGVVNPGQACSILGTTLCTEIVRTDVDTSGEPSGINIAYRGRERVLRAFPTLNGAEVLGWAAQMLGLAGPPELARLAFASEPGARGLLFLPYLSPAGERAPFLDPRARGSFWGLSLEHSRADLARAVFDGLSLVLRDSLAAARTHVSELRLCGGGANSDAWCALIADATGVPTARSGDTELGAKGAFLTGLVRTGAESSMHTAAAKYVRMQSSWEPDPERAQFYAALYEDFIGRRTIAREAGWRGGAVWRGSGATGPGGTPHDGDSIPTTPGGLRA from the coding sequence ATGTCCGTACTGACCATTGACGTCGGCACCACGATGATCAAGTCGGTCGTCTTCGACGACCAGGGCAAGGAGATCGCGGTCTCCCGGCTCGCCACCGAAGTGCTTCGGCCCCACCCCGGCTGGGCGGAACAGGACATGGACGCCGTCTGGAACGCCGTCGTCCACACCGTCCGCGGTGTGCTGTCAGGTCTCGCCGACCCCGTCTGGCTGGTGTCCTTCACCGCCCAGGGCGACGGCGCCTGGCTCGTCGACGAGCGCGGCCGCCCCACCGGACCCGCCATCCTGTGGTCCGACGGCCGGGCCGGGGACCAGCTCACCGCCTGGCAGCGCGAGGGTGTCCTCGAAGCGGCCTTCCGCCGCAACGGCTCGCTGACCTGCGCCGGCATGCCCAACGCCCTCTTCAGCTGGCTCGCCGCCCACGACCCGGACCGCCTCGCGCGCTCAAGCACCTCGCTCACCGCCGCGGGCTGGCTCTTCCTGCGCCTCACCGGTGTCAGCGCCTGCGACGAATCCGACGCGTCCGCCCCGTTCCTCGACCACGCAACCGGCCAGTACGACCCGCGGATCCTCGACCTGTTCGGCCTGGGCGCCTACCACCGCCTCCTGCCAACCGTCCTCGGGGAGTCGGAGCGGATCGCCGAGATCACCGGCGAGGCGGCAGGCCAACTGGGGCTGCCCGCCGGTCTTCCGGTCGTGATGTCCCCGTACGACATCGCCGCCACCGCCCGCGGCGTCGGCGTGGTCAACCCCGGCCAGGCGTGCAGCATCCTCGGCACCACCCTGTGCACGGAGATCGTCCGCACGGACGTGGACACCAGCGGCGAACCGTCCGGCATCAACATCGCCTACCGCGGCCGCGAGCGGGTGCTGCGCGCATTCCCGACCCTCAACGGCGCCGAGGTGCTCGGCTGGGCGGCACAGATGCTGGGTCTTGCCGGACCGCCGGAACTGGCGCGGCTCGCCTTCGCATCGGAACCCGGCGCCCGCGGACTGCTGTTCCTGCCCTACCTCTCCCCGGCCGGCGAACGCGCGCCGTTCCTCGACCCGCGGGCCCGCGGCTCCTTCTGGGGCCTGTCCCTGGAGCACTCGCGCGCCGACCTGGCCCGCGCCGTGTTCGACGGGCTCTCACTGGTCCTGCGCGACTCGCTGGCCGCGGCCCGTACGCACGTGAGCGAGTTGCGGCTGTGCGGCGGCGGCGCCAACAGCGACGCGTGGTGCGCGCTGATCGCCGACGCGACGGGTGTGCCGACCGCCCGCTCCGGCGACACCGAACTGGGCGCCAAGGGCGCCTTCCTCACCGGCCTCGTCCGCACCGGCGCCGAGAGCAGCATGCATACCGCCGCCGCCAAGTACGTCCGGATGCAGAGCAGTTGGGAACCCGACCCGGAACGTGCGCAGTTCTACGCCGCCCTGTACGAAGACTTCATCGGCCGGCGGACGATCGCTCGCGAGGCCGGCTGGCGGGGCGGTGCGGTATGGCGGGGGAGCGGTGCCACAGGGCCGGGCGGCACCCCGCATGACGGCGACAGCATCCCCACCACCCCAGGAGGCCTCCGTGCCTGA
- a CDS encoding serine/threonine-protein kinase yields MADTRLIQGRYRLLDLIGRGGMGEVWQARDESLGRRVAVKCLKPLGPQHDQSFTRVLRERFRREARVAAALQHRGVTVVHDFGEHDGVLYLVMELLEGRNLSQLLEDNKQHPLPVADVVEIADQVAAALAYTHEQGIVHRDLKPANIMRLTDGTVKICDFGIARLGADIGFTSRLTGTGIAMGTPHYMSPEQISGAQVDQRSDLYSFGCVLYEIATGAPPFDLEDAWAVLVGHRDTQPEPPRSHRDELPEYFDKIVLDLLAKEPDGRPRDARELGRRITAGRTVPTYVPTVVTPPVHRPEQPPSREPRLPSWTRGMTTGHKANGASELRTTPPDAAAGLTGEWIPRADARRAAAPHRPERPTPPPELVATLTSRHNAGLSLGRLGRWAEAGEVHRAVAAEREHALGPDHPDTLASRYEVGFTLSRTGRAADALREYGRVAQGRERTLGPDHPDTLAARQEMAYVMGQLGRHFEAHQLYTSVLAVRERTAGPDHPDTLRCRHNLAYNLSRLGRLEDSYRLARQVATARARVLGETHPDTLVTRYEVAYALGQLGRWPEALQTYREVADVRVRALGADHPDTLAARYEVGISLGRLGRSGEALELYRDLIDDRTRVNGPSDPETLRARHGLGVNLGRQGRWEEALAEARDVCAIRERILGGDHPDTLVSRREVAVGLGWLGRWADALTEYRRVAAAREQVLGGDHPDALASRNDEAHCLEQLGRGTEAVELYRRVAALRQQRASGGH; encoded by the coding sequence ATGGCGGACACCAGGCTGATCCAGGGCCGGTACCGGCTGCTCGATCTCATCGGGCGCGGCGGCATGGGCGAGGTGTGGCAGGCGCGCGACGAGTCGTTGGGGCGCAGAGTCGCCGTCAAGTGCCTCAAGCCCCTCGGGCCCCAGCACGACCAGTCCTTCACCCGGGTGCTGCGCGAGCGGTTCCGGCGCGAGGCCCGTGTCGCTGCGGCGCTGCAGCACAGAGGCGTCACCGTCGTCCATGACTTCGGGGAGCACGACGGCGTCCTCTATCTGGTCATGGAACTCCTGGAGGGGCGCAACCTCAGCCAGCTCCTGGAGGACAACAAACAGCATCCGCTGCCCGTCGCGGACGTCGTGGAGATCGCCGACCAGGTCGCCGCCGCGCTCGCGTACACCCATGAACAGGGCATCGTGCACCGCGACCTGAAGCCCGCCAACATCATGCGCCTCACCGACGGCACGGTGAAGATCTGCGACTTCGGGATCGCCAGGCTCGGCGCCGACATCGGCTTCACCTCGCGCCTGACCGGCACGGGCATCGCGATGGGCACCCCGCACTACATGTCGCCCGAGCAGATCAGCGGCGCCCAGGTCGACCAGCGCAGCGACCTCTACTCTTTCGGATGCGTCCTGTACGAGATCGCCACCGGCGCCCCGCCGTTCGACCTGGAGGACGCCTGGGCGGTCCTCGTCGGGCACCGGGACACTCAGCCCGAGCCGCCGCGCAGCCACCGCGACGAACTTCCCGAGTACTTCGACAAGATCGTCCTCGACCTGCTCGCCAAGGAGCCCGACGGACGCCCGCGGGACGCACGGGAGCTGGGCCGCCGCATCACCGCGGGCCGCACCGTCCCCACGTACGTACCGACGGTCGTCACCCCGCCCGTGCACCGGCCCGAGCAGCCGCCCTCGCGCGAGCCGCGGCTGCCGTCCTGGACGCGCGGCATGACGACGGGCCACAAGGCGAACGGCGCATCCGAGCTGCGCACCACGCCGCCCGACGCGGCGGCCGGCCTGACCGGCGAGTGGATCCCGCGCGCCGACGCGCGCCGGGCCGCCGCGCCGCACCGGCCCGAACGGCCCACGCCGCCCCCGGAGTTGGTGGCCACCCTCACCAGCAGGCACAACGCGGGCCTGAGCCTGGGGCGGCTCGGCCGCTGGGCCGAGGCCGGCGAGGTCCACCGCGCGGTCGCGGCCGAGCGGGAGCACGCCCTTGGCCCCGACCACCCCGACACGCTCGCCAGCCGCTACGAAGTCGGCTTCACGCTCAGCCGCACCGGGCGGGCCGCCGACGCCCTGCGCGAGTACGGCCGCGTCGCGCAGGGCCGGGAGCGCACCCTCGGCCCCGACCATCCGGACACGCTCGCCGCACGGCAGGAAATGGCGTACGTGATGGGGCAGTTGGGGCGGCACTTCGAGGCGCACCAGCTGTACACATCCGTGCTTGCCGTACGGGAGCGGACCGCGGGCCCCGACCATCCCGACACCCTGCGCTGCCGGCACAACCTGGCGTACAACCTCAGCAGACTCGGCCGCCTGGAGGACTCCTACCGTCTTGCCCGGCAGGTCGCGACGGCCCGCGCGCGCGTCCTCGGCGAGACACACCCCGACACGCTCGTCACCCGCTACGAAGTCGCTTACGCCCTCGGCCAGTTGGGCCGCTGGCCCGAGGCCCTCCAGACGTACCGCGAGGTCGCCGACGTGCGGGTGCGGGCTCTTGGCGCCGACCACCCCGACACGCTCGCCGCCCGCTACGAGGTGGGGATCAGCCTCGGCCGCCTCGGTCGCAGCGGGGAGGCCCTCGAGCTGTACCGCGACCTGATCGACGACCGCACCCGGGTGAACGGCCCCTCCGACCCGGAGACCCTGCGCGCCCGGCACGGCCTCGGCGTGAACCTGGGCCGGCAGGGCCGCTGGGAGGAGGCCCTGGCCGAGGCGCGCGACGTCTGCGCGATCCGTGAGCGGATCCTCGGCGGCGACCACCCGGACACCCTGGTCAGCCGCCGCGAGGTCGCCGTGGGCCTGGGCTGGCTCGGCCGCTGGGCCGACGCGCTGACCGAGTACCGCAGGGTCGCTGCCGCGCGGGAGCAGGTGCTTGGCGGTGACCATCCTGATGCGCTGGCCAGTCGTAATGACGAGGCGCACTGTCTTGAGCAGTTGGGGCGTGGGACGGAGGCGGTGGAGTTGTACCGCAGGGTCGCTGCTTTGCGGCAGCAGCGGGCTTCTGGGGGGCATTGA
- a CDS encoding histidine phosphatase family protein, giving the protein MTDFILVRHGETVWHAENRYAGRTDVPLTPHGREQAGALAEWAVTAGLTAVWSSPLSRARLTAAPAAEACGLTPRVDERLYELDFGQGDGLTREEMRQRFPERLAAFLDDPVGNHLPGGEDPRKAAARAAECLADIAREEPNGRVLLVAHSTLVRVMLCHLLGIPLADYRRVFPHLLNGALTEIRVEDGQTALLRLNAPATDQTPDFH; this is encoded by the coding sequence GTGACCGACTTCATCCTCGTACGCCATGGCGAAACCGTCTGGCACGCGGAGAACCGCTACGCGGGACGCACCGATGTGCCCCTCACCCCGCACGGACGCGAGCAGGCCGGCGCGCTCGCCGAGTGGGCCGTCACCGCAGGGCTCACGGCCGTCTGGAGCTCCCCGCTCTCCCGCGCCCGGCTCACCGCGGCCCCCGCCGCCGAGGCCTGCGGCCTCACCCCGCGCGTGGACGAGCGTCTCTACGAACTCGACTTCGGCCAAGGCGACGGTCTGACCAGGGAAGAGATGCGACAGCGCTTCCCCGAGCGGCTGGCGGCCTTCCTCGACGACCCGGTCGGCAACCATCTGCCCGGCGGCGAGGACCCGCGCAAGGCCGCCGCACGTGCCGCCGAGTGCCTGGCCGACATCGCCCGCGAAGAGCCGAACGGCAGGGTCCTCCTCGTCGCCCACTCCACCCTCGTCCGCGTCATGCTCTGCCACCTCCTCGGCATCCCGCTCGCCGACTACCGCAGGGTCTTCCCCCACTTGCTCAACGGCGCGCTCACGGAGATCCGCGTCGAGGACGGGCAGACCGCACTGCTGCGTCTCAACGCCCCCGCGACGGACCAGACCCCCGACTTCCACTGA
- a CDS encoding FGGY-family carbohydrate kinase, with translation MPDVPSAGHAPLDGIWLGLDLGTQSARCVAVDGTGRLLAAASRPLAGHRDGVRHEQDPEQWWTALSAACREALGGLDARRIRGLAIDGTSGTILLADTAGRPLTPGLMYDDGRAADQAATVNEAGGAVWRELGYRSMQPSWALPKLRWLLDHEAAASGAGVRLLHQVDLITWRLAGRQVASDASHALKTGYHLVEEGWPHKVMAELGVPDGLLPDVVRPGSILGTVCAEAAAATGIPEGTALVAGMTDGCAAQIGAGALEPGSWNSVLGTTLVLKGSSPHLIRDPAGVVYCHRGPGESWLPGGASSSGAGVLSQHFHGENLDLLTEQAAALDPDAVAYPLVSTGGERFPFRAPEAEPFILGQVPTRAAEFHAYLLGVACLERLCLDYLDHLGAPVDGPLTLTGGGARNRYWCRLRAEVLGRPVRLPEQAEGAIGMAVLAATSSGAGLQEAAAAMVGIGAEIRPSPDRTARYLPVYLRFIDELTRRGWLDQTVADHARRRAAQ, from the coding sequence GTGCCTGACGTCCCTTCCGCCGGCCACGCGCCCCTCGACGGCATCTGGCTGGGCCTCGACCTCGGCACCCAAAGTGCCCGCTGTGTGGCCGTCGACGGCACCGGCCGGCTCCTAGCCGCCGCCTCCCGTCCGCTGGCCGGCCACCGCGACGGCGTACGCCACGAGCAGGACCCCGAACAGTGGTGGACCGCACTGTCCGCCGCCTGCCGCGAAGCCCTGGGCGGACTCGACGCCCGACGGATCCGCGGGCTCGCGATCGACGGCACCTCCGGGACGATCCTGCTCGCCGACACCGCAGGCAGGCCGCTCACCCCCGGCCTGATGTACGACGACGGGCGCGCCGCCGACCAGGCGGCGACCGTCAACGAGGCCGGCGGGGCGGTCTGGCGGGAGCTCGGCTACCGCAGCATGCAGCCGTCCTGGGCGCTGCCGAAGCTGCGCTGGCTCCTGGACCATGAGGCCGCGGCGTCCGGCGCGGGCGTCCGGCTGCTGCACCAGGTCGACCTGATCACCTGGCGGCTTGCCGGACGTCAGGTCGCCTCCGACGCCAGTCATGCCCTCAAGACCGGCTACCACCTGGTCGAGGAGGGCTGGCCGCACAAGGTCATGGCCGAACTGGGCGTCCCCGACGGCCTGTTGCCGGACGTCGTACGCCCCGGCAGCATCCTGGGAACCGTGTGCGCCGAGGCGGCGGCAGCCACCGGCATCCCCGAGGGCACCGCACTCGTCGCCGGAATGACCGACGGCTGCGCCGCCCAGATCGGCGCCGGAGCCCTGGAGCCCGGCTCCTGGAACTCGGTCCTCGGCACCACCCTCGTCCTCAAGGGCAGCAGCCCGCACCTGATCCGCGACCCGGCGGGCGTCGTGTACTGCCACCGCGGACCGGGCGAGAGCTGGCTTCCGGGCGGCGCGTCCAGCAGCGGCGCCGGTGTCCTCTCCCAGCACTTCCACGGCGAGAACCTGGACCTGCTCACCGAGCAGGCCGCCGCGCTCGACCCGGACGCGGTCGCCTACCCCCTGGTCTCCACCGGCGGTGAACGCTTCCCCTTCCGCGCCCCCGAAGCCGAACCCTTCATCCTCGGGCAAGTCCCCACCCGCGCGGCCGAGTTCCACGCCTATCTGCTCGGCGTGGCCTGCCTGGAACGGCTCTGCCTCGACTACCTCGACCACCTCGGCGCGCCCGTCGACGGACCGCTCACCCTCACCGGCGGCGGCGCCCGCAACCGCTACTGGTGCCGCCTGCGCGCCGAGGTCCTCGGGCGTCCCGTACGCCTGCCGGAACAGGCCGAGGGCGCCATCGGCATGGCGGTGCTCGCCGCCACCTCCTCCGGAGCCGGCCTCCAGGAGGCGGCCGCCGCCATGGTCGGGATCGGCGCGGAGATCCGCCCATCGCCGGACCGCACCGCCCGCTACCTCCCCGTCTACCTCCGCTTCATCGACGAACTCACCCGCCGTGGCTGGCTCGACCAGACCGTGGCCGACCACGCCCGCAGGAGGGCAGCGCAGTGA
- a CDS encoding NAD(P)/FAD-dependent oxidoreductase has product MAMPPRDRYDAVIVGGGHNGLVAAAYLARAGRTVLLLERLSTTGGAAVSSRPFAGVDARLSRYSYLVSLLPRKIVRELDLDFRVRTRTVSSYTPTERDGVPTGLLVGGGEARTKEAFARLTGGPREYEAWREFYGMTGRVAQRVFPTLTEPLPTREALREQVGDEEAWRVLFEEPIGVAVEERFADDLVRGVVLTDALIGTFADAHDPSLRQNRCFLYHVIGGGTGDWNVPVGGMGALTGALAAAARAAGAELATDHEATRIATDGTTAEVTYRAADREATVAARHVLVNASPQELAALLGDTPPAPAEGAQLKVNMLLERLPRLRDTSVDPYEAFAGTFHIAEGYGELAAAYAQAAAGELPAAPPSEIYCHSLTDPSILAPDLVERGCQTLTLFGLHTPARLFGQDNDAVRDELLKSTLAQLDAHLAEPIADCLATDAEGRPCIEAKTPLDLERDLRLPGGNIFHRDLAFPYAQDGTGPWGVETRHANVLLCGAGAVRGGGVSGVPGHNAAMAAMGE; this is encoded by the coding sequence ATGGCTATGCCTCCTCGCGATCGATACGACGCCGTCATCGTCGGCGGTGGTCACAACGGACTCGTCGCCGCCGCCTATCTCGCCCGCGCCGGACGCACCGTCCTGCTCCTGGAGCGGCTCTCCACGACCGGCGGTGCCGCCGTGTCCAGCAGGCCCTTCGCCGGTGTGGACGCGCGGCTCTCCCGCTACTCGTATCTGGTCAGCCTGCTGCCGCGGAAGATCGTCCGGGAGCTCGACCTGGACTTCCGGGTGCGCACCCGCACCGTCTCCTCGTACACCCCGACCGAGCGCGACGGCGTACCGACGGGGCTGCTCGTCGGCGGCGGCGAGGCGCGGACGAAGGAGGCCTTCGCGCGGCTCACCGGAGGGCCGCGGGAGTACGAGGCGTGGCGGGAGTTCTACGGGATGACGGGCCGGGTGGCCCAGCGGGTCTTCCCCACGCTCACCGAACCGCTGCCCACCCGCGAGGCGCTGCGCGAGCAGGTCGGGGACGAGGAGGCCTGGCGGGTTCTCTTCGAGGAGCCGATCGGTGTCGCCGTCGAGGAGCGCTTCGCCGACGACCTCGTACGCGGTGTCGTCCTCACCGACGCCCTCATCGGGACCTTCGCCGACGCCCACGACCCGTCCCTGCGCCAGAACCGCTGCTTCCTCTACCACGTCATCGGCGGCGGCACCGGCGACTGGAACGTGCCCGTCGGCGGCATGGGCGCGCTCACCGGCGCGCTCGCGGCGGCGGCACGTGCGGCCGGAGCCGAGCTCGCCACCGACCACGAGGCCACCCGCATCGCCACGGACGGCACGACCGCCGAGGTCACCTACCGGGCGGCCGACCGCGAAGCCACCGTCGCCGCCCGGCACGTCCTGGTCAACGCCTCGCCGCAGGAACTCGCCGCCCTGCTCGGTGACACACCGCCCGCCCCGGCCGAAGGCGCCCAGCTCAAGGTCAACATGCTCCTCGAAAGGCTGCCGCGGCTGCGCGACACCTCGGTCGACCCGTACGAGGCCTTCGCCGGGACCTTCCACATCGCGGAGGGCTATGGGGAGTTGGCGGCCGCGTACGCCCAGGCAGCGGCCGGTGAGCTGCCCGCCGCGCCGCCGTCGGAGATCTACTGCCACTCCCTGACGGACCCCAGCATCCTCGCCCCCGACCTCGTGGAGCGCGGCTGCCAGACCCTCACCCTGTTCGGGCTGCACACCCCCGCCCGGCTGTTCGGGCAGGACAACGACGCGGTGCGGGACGAGCTGCTGAAGTCGACGCTGGCCCAGCTGGACGCCCACCTGGCCGAGCCGATCGCCGACTGTCTGGCCACCGACGCCGAAGGGCGCCCGTGCATCGAGGCGAAGACCCCGCTCGACCTGGAACGGGATCTTCGCCTGCCCGGCGGCAACATCTTCCACCGGGACCTCGCCTTCCCCTACGCCCAGGACGGCACCGGCCCCTGGGGCGTGGAGACGCGGCACGCGAACGTCCTGCTGTGCGGCGCGGGCGCGGTGCGCGGCGGCGGGGTCAGCGGTGTCCCCGGGCACAACGCAGCCATGGCCGCGATGGGCGAATAG
- a CDS encoding MFS transporter — protein MPTSSPPPPRPLITRLGIPPTLAWGYLGLLLFMIGDGVESGYLSPYLIDEGISQPRVALLFTVYGAAAAIAAWLSGVLSDLWGPRRVMWTGLGIWGVFQLLFLVLAIPMTSYPLMMLGYGLRGLGYPLFAYGFLVWIASVAPRARLGTAMGWFWFAFTGGLPTLGSLVASGLIPTIGAYATLWSALALVAAGGLIALLLVRDDRGGKQPRGEGEGPLATLLGSVTVLWRNPRVGAGSLARVINTASQFGFFVIMPIHFTKTVGFSLTEWLHLLSAMFATNIFANLLFGVIGDRFGWRRTIAWFGGAGCTVSTLLLFYVPNAAGDNFPLALLVAAFYGATLAGYVPLSALVPSLEPRHKGQALAALNLGAGASTFVGPAIVTVFVGPLGVTGVVWIFAGMHAVSSVLAHFLKLPDEAGAAEAAGASPDAEPAAASTPA, from the coding sequence ATGCCGACATCTTCGCCCCCTCCTCCGCGTCCGCTGATCACACGCCTGGGCATTCCACCGACCCTCGCCTGGGGCTACCTCGGGCTGCTCCTCTTCATGATCGGAGACGGGGTCGAGTCCGGCTATCTCTCGCCGTACCTGATCGACGAGGGCATCTCGCAGCCCCGGGTCGCGCTCCTGTTCACCGTCTACGGCGCCGCCGCCGCCATCGCCGCCTGGCTCTCCGGAGTGCTGTCGGACCTGTGGGGCCCGCGCCGCGTCATGTGGACCGGTCTGGGCATCTGGGGCGTCTTCCAGCTCCTCTTCCTCGTCCTGGCCATCCCCATGACGAGCTATCCGCTGATGATGCTCGGGTACGGCCTGCGGGGCCTGGGCTACCCGCTGTTCGCCTACGGATTCCTGGTCTGGATCGCCTCGGTGGCGCCGCGCGCCCGTCTCGGCACGGCCATGGGCTGGTTCTGGTTCGCCTTCACCGGCGGTCTGCCCACCCTCGGCTCGTTGGTCGCCAGCGGACTCATTCCGACGATCGGCGCGTACGCCACGCTGTGGTCCGCGCTGGCTCTGGTGGCCGCGGGCGGTCTCATCGCCCTGCTGCTCGTCCGTGACGACCGGGGCGGGAAGCAGCCGCGCGGCGAGGGCGAGGGGCCGCTCGCCACGCTCCTCGGCAGCGTCACGGTCCTGTGGCGCAATCCGCGGGTCGGCGCGGGATCGCTCGCCCGGGTCATCAACACGGCCTCGCAGTTCGGCTTCTTCGTGATCATGCCGATCCACTTCACGAAGACGGTCGGCTTCAGCCTCACCGAGTGGCTGCATCTGCTCAGCGCGATGTTCGCGACCAACATCTTCGCCAATTTGCTCTTCGGCGTGATCGGCGACCGGTTCGGCTGGCGCCGGACCATCGCCTGGTTCGGCGGAGCCGGCTGCACGGTCAGCACGCTGCTGCTCTTCTACGTCCCGAACGCCGCGGGCGACAACTTCCCCCTCGCCCTGCTGGTCGCCGCCTTCTACGGCGCTACGCTGGCCGGATATGTACCGCTTTCTGCGCTTGTGCCCTCGCTGGAGCCGCGGCACAAGGGGCAGGCGCTCGCCGCGCTCAACCTGGGCGCCGGAGCCAGCACCTTCGTCGGCCCCGCGATCGTCACGGTCTTCGTCGGGCCGCTCGGCGTCACAGGGGTGGTCTGGATATTCGCGGGGATGCATGCGGTGAGCAGCGTGCTCGCACACTTCCTGAAGCTGCCGGACGAGGCGGGTGCGGCGGAGGCGGCCGGTGCCTCGCCGGACGCCGAGCCCGCCGCCGCATCGACCCCGGCGTGA
- a CDS encoding 2-hydroxyacid dehydrogenase, with product MSTTVLAAGNHFIRPSLFTQAVRDAAGELPLDVRELQFPWPHTPFGPVAEVIEASGSEDEMIEALQGVQICVTEHGPLTERILANCPDLKLFCTSRGGPVNANLDAATRHGVAVCYAPGRNATATAEHTLTLLLAAARGVGDTHTDLRKGTWRGDYYDYDNCGIEIDGATVGLIGYGAIGSRVAKVLRAMGAEVLVHDPYVRPDALAGVAEQVSLDELLRRSRMVSLHARVTDETKGMIGRAQIAAMPRGSVLVNCARGALLDYDAVCDALDSGHLAGAGFDVFPEEPLPADSRLLTAPGVVLTPHIAGGSQQVAHKAAHIVAAEVGRHLRGEPLVHCANPEVFKAG from the coding sequence ATGAGCACCACCGTCCTCGCCGCAGGCAACCACTTCATCCGCCCGAGCCTGTTCACCCAGGCCGTGCGGGACGCCGCCGGGGAGCTGCCGCTGGACGTCCGCGAGCTCCAGTTCCCCTGGCCGCACACCCCGTTCGGCCCGGTCGCCGAGGTCATCGAGGCATCCGGCAGCGAGGACGAGATGATCGAGGCGCTCCAGGGCGTACAGATCTGCGTCACCGAGCACGGCCCGCTCACCGAGCGCATCCTCGCCAACTGCCCTGACCTGAAGCTGTTCTGCACCAGCCGCGGCGGCCCGGTCAACGCCAACCTCGACGCCGCGACCCGGCATGGCGTGGCGGTCTGCTACGCCCCAGGACGCAACGCCACCGCCACCGCGGAACACACCCTCACCCTGCTGCTCGCCGCCGCCCGCGGCGTCGGCGACACCCACACCGACCTGCGCAAGGGCACCTGGCGCGGCGACTACTACGACTACGACAACTGCGGCATCGAGATCGACGGCGCCACCGTCGGCCTGATCGGCTACGGCGCCATCGGCAGCCGGGTCGCCAAGGTCCTGCGTGCCATGGGCGCCGAAGTCCTGGTGCACGACCCCTACGTACGGCCCGATGCGCTGGCCGGTGTCGCGGAGCAGGTCTCCCTGGACGAGCTGCTCCGCCGCTCGCGCATGGTCTCCCTGCACGCCCGCGTCACCGACGAGACCAAGGGCATGATCGGCCGCGCGCAGATCGCCGCGATGCCCCGCGGGTCGGTCCTGGTCAACTGCGCCCGCGGCGCGTTGCTCGACTACGACGCCGTCTGCGACGCGCTCGACTCGGGTCACCTCGCCGGAGCGGGCTTCGACGTCTTCCCCGAGGAGCCGCTGCCCGCCGACTCCCGTCTCCTTACCGCCCCCGGTGTCGTCCTCACCCCGCACATCGCGGGCGGCAGCCAGCAGGTCGCGCACAAGGCGGCACACATCGTGGCCGCGGAGGTCGGCCGCCACCTGCGGGGTGAGCCGTTGGTGCACTGCGCCAACCCGGAGGTGTTCAAGGCGGGTTGA